Sequence from the Chanodichthys erythropterus isolate Z2021 chromosome 12, ASM2448905v1, whole genome shotgun sequence genome:
ctaggtgcttgatttttaTACACCTGAATTcagtgatttggaggggtgtcccaacacttttggcaatatagtgtatgtacACAATTTCTTATGAAAACCATCCCACctggtctaaaatataaatgtttataataggcttaccatagtgaatttgggcaagacaaaaacatgttgtGGAATAAGGATTGATGTATTGAATTggtaattttgaacaaaataagTTAGTGTACCTTTTTAAgtatttacatttgttttaattCTATAGAATTTAAGTAACTGATTTAACttattatatacaatttttCTGTTGTAATTCATACTCAATTAATTGAATTAaagtattgtaaattatttactAATGATAAAAATGCCATTTAAAATTCCATTGCTACTTTAGCTTCCACAGTTGAAACAGTATTAGTTACATTAACAAACCTATCTGTGCGTCCTTGCAGAGGTGGTGAACAAAGATGAGACTAAACCTAAACGTGCAAAAAGAGGTACAGTTTAATTTGataaaatggattttttttttttttttttagctttaatgATTGTTGCATTTAGCTTTCAGTCTGTTGTTTTTCAGGCCAGAAAAAAGCTTCCACTGCAAAAAATGGAAAGAAAACCAGTAAAGCAGAGTTGTCCTCTGATGAAAGGTTCGTTCCACATCTTAATTTTGTTGTtactcaaatgtatttttttttcttcccttttgtttgtttatcttttGATTCTGTTTGTCAATTCTTTCTATAGTGATGAAGAGAATGTTCCAGAAGTGCCTCCATCAGTGCGACCAAGTCGCCGTGCCAAGATGGCTGCTCTGGATAAAACCAAGCAAGATCTGACTGCCCTCATGAACCAGGAGGCCAATGGTTCATAGAGTGGATTACTTATGATGAAAGTTGTCCTTCCTATGGTGTCCTACTGCCACTTCAGATTTACCTGATAAATTACATACTGCTAAATTTTAGATTACTTTCTCAATTAATCTGACTCCTTACACTCTCAACCTGGGTTTATGTCAAAATTGTCTTTGTTAGAATGCTGTCATATTTTTCAAGAGGTTGGTCTTGGGAAGGAGTcatgttaacatttatttacttttaaaagaaCAGTCTAAAATGCACATGAGGAAGTGGGCCACATAccccctttttttaaatttaatatttaaaaaattatgaaatgttGGATCAATTGGTGTATGTCAATAACAGCTAATATTTTAAAGTTGGCTCACATATAAGTTTTacttgtatgtattttttttaacctgAATAAACTGTTTAAAACTGCAACACAATTACTCTAATATGACAGGACgacaaaatctgtttgcaagaGCTTTTATTGTTCTAGTGATTGAGACAATTTCTTTGAAGGCAAGTATAAAAACACAGAGAAAATACAATGTGTGTACATAATTATGTTTATGTACAACATATAGCACCAGGTAACAATTTTACAGTGGCCAAAACTTTAAATGGCATATTTGAACATAGACTATATACAGAAGGCCTCCTGACAATTCCCATAACAAGCCCCAACTCTAGCATATGGTTGGCATAGGTATAGATATAATGCACCATTTTAACTTTGTTGTCTGCACTTTTGCCACACATTTTGAATGACTACAGTAGTTCGAATGGTTGAGGCCTAAAGTAGATGTTACACATGATTGTGCACAAGCTTGTTGGCACTGGGTATGTATATGGTATAACTGGAGTCTTATTTCAGCAGTTTCAAAACAAATGCCTCTAGCAGACAAGTATCCGATGCATTAATAGATTCAATCTTATAGGATAAACTAGATGACAGTTTCAAGCTACATGTAAAAACAAACTAGTTTCTCAAAGTACAAATCAAATTATACATCTTAAATGGTCTCAGTGTAACACTGACTAAATTTATTGCACAAATGCAAGCCAGTCTTGTTACAAGGAACTTAAATGAGTTCAGGTGACTCAACAAAATCTAAAACCACAGTGGGGCAACTTCAACCTTTTACATACTCAAGGGGCAGGGCAGCAGACTGGAAACAACCAACAGATGTATAACTAGAGCTACCgaagtatttaaataaataaacatacagGCTGTATAACCAGTTAAAATGTTCTTGGTAGAGGCCTTAACTAATGATATGGTTACATCAATGGGTAGTCCATTTAGGCCGAACTACCATGCCTTTACCAGTAGATTTCAGGAGGTAGGTGTCACATACTGCTATAGAtcaagaagttttttttttttttttgtacaaatttTGTATTCAAGAAATGAAATGTGGAACATATTTGCCTCTGGATGATCTTAAAAgcttttaatttaaaagaaagaaaaatagaaTCTCACATCTTTCTCAGAGTAAAACATTACACCAAAAATACACTGTACATTATAACAATGGTTGTCAGAAATAAGAAAACAATGGGTAGCATTTGGGGTGTGGTAGTGCAACAAGAACATAAACCTGGATGTAAATTAATGCTTAAATGATATTCCACAACTTGGAAAACAGTCTAAATTCACAGAAGTTGTAAGAAAGGTTACCATAAATACAGGGTAAAAGGACACTACATACACTTTGAGAATAAAAGAAGTGGAGACTACCATCAATTTCAAATTTCAGAATGCATTGTGAGCGGGCAGTTTTTGTCACACATTTACCGACTTAATTACAGCACAAGAGAGGATTCCATTTGTATTCCAAACTTTAAAATATCTACATTAAACAAATTTActttttgcaaaatataaagagctgttacaacacaaatgattacaatatatcaagaaatgtgaaatgaaaTGGTCTTCTCCAGAATTACATAAAAGTTAATCTTAAAGCTGAACTCTGCTATGAGACTCCAAAAATCACAGGTTGGGCAAACCAAACATACTGCTCATGTAACCTTTGATACTCCATGTAACTAGAAGACATTTACTTCTCTTGGTTTGCACCAAAAGTAAAATtcaaatgagatttaaaaaggaaaaataaatgatttttacaaacataaaaaaacaagtttaaatagtgcaacaagtgtcttaaagtttgttttttctttgctACATGACGCTTGCCGAGGTTGCGTGTCATAATGCTTGTGATACTCAGCCAGACCACTGTTGAAAGGCACCTTATGTTAGAGTTCAAGAAAATGTCTCACACCAAACTGGTCCCAAGTTATTTCAATGAGCCTGTAAAGCAAAAATTGGAGACATTGAGAATTGAGTTCTCAGAGAATAGACTACAAACAGAACATGCTCCGTTTTAAAACCTTTAccttaaaaaacaattattacaCATTGAAAGCAGATAATCCACACTCCCAGAATCAACACAAAGTAAAaactacaaaagaaaaaaaatgtaactgttcaatttaatatcaaaatattCTTTACAGAGGCCAGAAACAAACTACGCCAGAATGCAGACAGGAGCGTTTGGTCAACTTGTAGTCAGGTGTAGTCAACTTGCATTGGTCTGATGGTAACAAATCTCAGTACATAGGCAAATGAGTTACATTCAAATATCTGACATTAAACTGGATGGGTTATTATTCAGTTAAGTATGACTTGGAAATATTCTCTTCACTTGCTCTGCCATAATGCTCAAATCCAAGCCTGTGCAGCTAGAATGCACCATTGTTTGTGTACTTGCATAAAGTATGTTTCAGGACTAATGAGAAATAATGCTTAAGACTTACCGAGCACAAAGTCACACCACCTTGCTCCCAGAACACCCCTGCTGCTCCTTGATTGTCGGAGCATTTTTGTTGGGGGAGATAGACTTGTGCTGCAACTTTTCCGTTTACCTCTTTTTCTTGCTCCCTTGCTCTGGCTTTTCAGGGATGAGGGCAGCTGTGCTGGAGAGTTAAGTGTTTCTCCCACCATGACATCTTCATTCTCCTCTTGTTCCGAGACATCATAGAGCTTTACTGTGCAAATGTTACATTCCTCTGTCGTTGACTTTGTGTTTGGGGAGTTGATCTTTTTCAGAAACACCCTGCACTCCTTTAGGGACTCTGGACTCCAAGCTTTGGAGCAGATTCTGttctgttttgaaatgttgGCAATCCCAATCATTTTCTGAGGAGCTTTGACTAGAAGCTTTAATGCATTTTGAACTTTAATGACTGGTCTGGATGTCTTGTCTACCAAGTTAGGCATTTCTTTCATTAGTTCTAGTGTCTTAGCACCTGAAGTCATTGTCCTCATCTGGTCACGAAAAACGTTTTGTGCTGTATCATTTAATATTATCCTGGGCCTAGTTTTAAACTTAAGCCTTGCTCTAAGCAGAGCTGTTCTGTAAACAACCCATGTGCCACTACACCTAGATGTTTGCTGCCTAACATCATGCCTCAGATTAAGTGATGTGTTAAAAAGCTTTCTCTTAGCTTGTGACCTTGTTGATTTGGACAGCAATTCTTGTGCTTGTTTGTGCATTGACGGACTCTTTGGGACAACTTTAGCAAATTTTTTGACATGTTTCCTGAGCCGCTCTGCTTGTGGACTTGGGCAAACATTCACTTTGCAATTGGGTCTGCTGAGGTTGTAATGAAAGACGTCCTTGGGATTTCTTGCAGTGGCCTTCTTTACAATTGCAAGGGACTGAGTTTCTGTAGACTGCATAAACCAGGTACAGAGCTTCTCCATATTATAGTTTTTctcaaaaagcattttaataGCAGAAGCAGACTTCTTAACAGGGCCATTAAGCTTCTCAGAAGTTTTTGGTTTAAGATCAGTTTTAATCTCTCCTGATTTATTAGCCTCCAGGACATCTGATACCCAAGTGTTCGATATCAGTCTGATCCTCCTAGCTAACTCTTCATTTAAGGTCTCGGGTGATGCTGAGGTGGGCCACCACTTGAAACCCTCATTTGAGGAGAAAATTGAGTCCACTGAAACTGCAGAAAAACGAACAATGTCTTTTACGCAACTGACATTCTTGGTCTTTATGGAAAGTGCATTGTCTGGGGGCTCCTCTTGTCTGTTCTTTGTATGCTGGCTGGCCTCACAGCTAGCCTTATTCAGCAGTAGTTTTCGTGACCTGCGAACTAATGCACAGGATCTGGCAGTAGCGACAGAGTGGAGCAAATGAATGGAGGGTTTCCGCTCTCTAACAGAATGTCTCACTGGTATGAGCTGCCCTCTGGTATTCCGATTATGTTCTTTCGGTGGATCCACTGTATCCTTGTGAATGTCAGCAGGAATGCTGATTGTCTTTTGCTCTTTGGAAGGATGAAATTCAACAAGAAGAGTCCTTCTGAGCAGATGTGAATCTTTTGTGTCCCTTTTCATGTGTATCTTTCTTTGTCTTGGTGACCCATTGGTGACTGTTACAGAGATCCCGGAAATTTTGACTTTGGGAGGTCTTCCTGGTTTTCTTGACACAGCTGTGTCACTCTGTCTTTGACATTTGATGTTGCTGCTAGATTGGACGCATTTCCTGTCTTCGATAGGCATAACAAAATGAAGATCTTTAAACTGATCTTTGGTCATTTGATCACTACTTGTCTTTCCAGAACATGTTTTACTGTACATGCCTCCATTACATACTTCATGAACATGTTGCTGTACAGGGAAATTACCCAAATCTTCAGAAACTACTCTTCTTGCCCTTCTTGATCTTCCATACACTATAGTgatttttagatttttgtttCCATCATCCTTAGAAGACATTTCTGTTGTTCTATGATTCACTGCATTGGAACTGGTTGTACTTGTTGAAGAACTTAAATCTGTTGTTTTTGGTTTTGGAGGTCTACCAATGGGACGTTTCACAGACTTCACAATGTGTGGTCCTATTTTTTTGGGGCGCCCAGGACGTCTTTTTACTGGAGTTGTTTGATGTACAGTTGGTAGTGTTTCTTGGTTTTCACTTTCATTGTTTGAACAACTGGGCAATAATGCATCAAGTGAAACCACTTTTGGTGAAGTGCACTTGTTCCCAACACGCTCAGCAGTTTTCCCTGGCACAGATTCAAGGACTGAATCCTGAAATTGTTCATCTATGGCACTGCCTGCCCATGAGGATTCCACACATGGATCAAACATCTCTCCATGTGAATTTGAGCCAGAGGAAGCTGCTTTGAGTGTATATTTTACACCATCTTCACCTGTCACCGAGGAAACAAACATGAGCTTTATAGGACTATCATATTTCAGTCCAGACGGGCTTGCTTTAGCCTGTTGTGTACTCTCAGTCGTGTTAAAGTTAGACATAGTTTCAGTGGGACTGTGTGAGTCAGTGTTTAGACTGTTGGTTCTATGGCGTTTAGATCTTTTTGATGGTGAGGTGGAATTCTGGCatggttttctttttcttgcacTCTCTTTATCAGGATTCCTGACATTATTCTTGTGCTCAGATAGTAGCTCATTTTTGGATAAAACCTCACATTTCTGTGAAGCTTTGTTCTGTGGCACAACACAGTCTTCTGGTTTATCCACAGTTTGAAATGGCTGATCGTCACATTTATCACTTGGCCAAGCAATTTCTTCTGTGAAGCTAAGTGCCGTTGAGGTGCTGTCCTTTGGGGAATGCTTGGTGAATATACTCTCTGAAAAACAGGCTGCAAAATACATCTTTCGTGGCTCAGTGACATAGGAAGAGAAACGCTGAGGTGGTACGATATTTCGTCTGGACCTTCCAACTTGAACTGTCAGATTGTTctttttttggattttttttttcaccttttgATCACTATCAGTTGTTTGTGATTGCACCTTTTCATCAGAAGCAGAAGGCAGTAGTTCATCAAGACATACATGTTGGGGTTGAGCATGGCTTTCTTGATTATTTGATGTCTTTTCACTTTGTGCATGTGTTGTCAGATTTTCTATGGTATCTTTTATAGGCTCTGTGTAAACTCTGTCCAACTTTCTGCattcagatttttcaacaagGGAATATGTAAGCTTTAAAGGTTTAACCGTTTTCAAGCAGCTATCTCTCTCAAAGCCTACATTCCTCTTGAAATATGATGGACTAAGTCTGGCCAGATCTCTCTTGATTTGTAGGCTTTGTCTTCTTGATGATGGAAGGTCAGGTGACTTGCTCATGGCAACTAAAGTTTCCAATCTCTTTCGGGAACGTGTCTGAGGGGATTGCTGTTCTGTGGCTACATGCTGTTGTAAAAGCTCATTAAGGTTATAATCTTTGTCACTACTGTTGTGTAGCACAGTTGTTATAATCTCAGTCAAATGTGTGTCATCTCTTGTCTTGGAGATTTGACTAGCATGGGCAAGTAGATTTTGTTCCTTCTCTAAAGGTTGGATACTCTTGAGCTTTTCAGTGACTCTATCCATTAGATCTCCAATAAAAGATCCACACTGGTGGTCATTCTCCTCTGTGCGTGTATGCAACGTTACAACCTCTTTGCAACATTCATCAGGAGATCCCAGACAAAGAGAAGTGTTCGAGTACAAAGCTGTATCTTCATCCTCAGTTCTGTGAGGTAGGAGAGAAGGAGGTGCCATGTTCAGGGCCTTGCAGTCCTGAATGTGGAAGATACTGGACTTGACGGCTATTTTACAGTCCAGGTCCACAGGCTTTGGTGAGAGTGGTGGAGGGGAGGGGCTCCGGCTTCCTTTGCATCTTTTATGAAAGTTACAATCACCCTGAGGGGTGATTAGGGCACCTCTTGTATGAGAAATGTAGGCATGATCACCATTGTGCTGATGCTGCCATGAGGGTAGTTTTGAGTGAGTACAACAAACAGTGGTGTTAGAACAGATGACTTGGCCAACACAAGCCATGGATGTATTTTGGCAGCAATGTCCATGAATGTTCCTCAGACAGACACATAGAGGAGAAAATCCACATGTTGGAAGCCTACTAGCTGTTCTGCAACAAATGTCAGCAGTTACTGAGCAGTCACTTAATGAAAAGGTTGGAGCTTCATTAAGCATTTTTTTATCAGCCTGGCAGCAAAGGGATCCGGCCTTAGTCTGTCGTCTGTGAGCATCCCGCATAGATACAGAGATGTTGTAATCTTCCTGCATatcctttaaaatataatagagTAGAAGTCTATGATGGGAACAAAGCAAAGAGAGGACCTTCTCCAACACAGTGACTCTCCAGACCTCTGGAGCTTTAGAATAATCTTCCTTCCCAAGCCTGGACTGGTCTTCCACACTTGGCCCTAAGGAACTACATAAATAAATTGGGTTAAGTCATTACTCAATCACGGACATAATCAATTTTCATAAATGTGAACTGAACTAACCCTCTCACCTCTTTTAACTCTGTTATGATGATTAATAAATTTCAATTGGTTTAAAGGAATTACAAAATCCtactataaaaatatattgcataATTATAAAACTTGAAAAGCTGTATTTAAGAGATAACCGCTTATCTTGTTAAAGGCACCACATAAACATTGCCTTGTAAAGatatttgtaattatgcatagATGTGTAAAGCATGTGTAAAGGCCAtagaaaaaaagtacaaaaaaagcaaacaacTCTGTACAtggaacaatttttttttttattggtaacTTGAAGGCAAAGGATGGCGATTGTAGTAACGCTTACACTCAGGAAAACTATGTATATAGACAATTATCTTAAActgaataatttatttataaatagttTCAGAATAGTTTCCTGATAAATCAACATGTCTCCTGACAAATCCAATTACAAACCAACATTTGCAGGCAATATGTCTTGTGAAAGTAAAATACAACTACCTCAAAAGGTAACAGATTTGTTAAGGGTTGGAGAAAAAGATTAGAGAATGTTTAAAAGATTATATAaattctcttaaaaaaaaaaaaaaaaaaaaaaaaaatgcagtataGTTAAACACACTGGAGTAATATGCCTTCAGTATTCCACCTTATTACAATCAATTCAGTTCTTGCTTAGATTAGCCTTATCCTAATCctgaaatgtaataaaaaataaaaaaacaccacaccaaatataaatattttagacACAAATAAATGCTTAAAAGGACCAGTTTTCCCCACATTTGAAGTTGATCAAAAAGACAAagattaaatttatattaaccTGCCTGGGGTAAAAAGAAAACATCACATGTTGAGGAACATTACAAGACAAGGAACTCACTTATGCATGCAAGTGCAGTAAAGCATTTCACATATCAATGTGCAAGAGCAACAAAGTGCTTCAACACAAAACCAACACAATGTTTAAACTTCATATTCGGATTACATCGAAAGAAATAACACACAACAcaaatacaattatatattaGAATTAGAGGGAATAGTACAAAAATCAATCTTAGTGCAGCAGATATATGCATAAATAACTGATTGCAAAATTATTAATATCCTGAACCCGTTATGaatatgaaattacatatactTAGAAAGGCCTAAACTGGTGATATTGATCCATTTAATGATCCATCTATAATCAAGCCAAACTGtttaggaaaaaaacaaaaatcaaatatttaaattttatattttgccTTTCTGATCAATAACCTCTGCTGAACACGCTGTCCCCGTAAAATGGGAGAAAACTAATTGGCTTTGGATGAACCATATATGGCTCTATAACAGAATCCTAAGGGCCCTTATTTTGATATAAAATAACCGTTCTAAAACAATCATGCTCTATGCTTTTTAGGACTGCTGTTACCCTGAGAATACCAGTGTTTTTTTGGACTGAAATTATACAGGACACTAATAAGATGTTAGAACAGCaaggtgaaaaaaataaaaagataattggGACCAACATTCTCCGTAGGGAGCCTAAAAGTATCCCATATAATGAAAATTTGAGAGCGCAGTACTGACAATACATgtatatgatttaaaataatctGCATGATATTAACACTTACATGACCACCCTTTACATTAAAAGTGAAACTGTGCCTGCAACATATCTATCCCCGagaaaaagaacagaaaaagtTATATCGGTAATAATGGTAACGGTATATAAATCCACAATACAGATTTTATATACGATCCACAGTAGTATATAAatacttgttttttgtttttaaagatttgttATGTAAAACTGCTACTGGCCTACAGAATAACTGAGCCGTAGCTGCAAGAGCAGGCActctgttgttaattttaaGAGCTGTGAAGAACATTCAGGGTGGTTTGATAAATGCTTCTAAATCAGAGGTAAATTTAAGAATATATCAGTAAATCTGTTTTTAGGGCAGAGGGGAATTTAACTTCGAAGAACAACAAGAGGTAAACCATTTACAGAACATTCACAACACAAAGTTAAACATTAACATTGCATATGGAAAAGTTCATATTTCCAAAGCTTCAATCACAAAATTCACATGCTTCAACTACACTTTGCAAAGCACTACAAGTATACTTGTGAAACAGATATCCGAACTATGCTAAAAAAAATGCCATTCAACGTCAGTATATGGCCATATCCTTCATCACAGGTATGCAACAATAACCTGTATCACAAGTACGTGTGCATCTTTTGTAAAGTGCAACTGAATCTTATATTCCAACTATACAAGCTTCTAaactcagtaaaaaaaaaaaaaaaaacacaggtcCATGCTATAAGGTAAATTACCAGTATCATAAAGTGAAACAGTTGTATAATAGGTCATTAAAAGCTATATTAATCATTaacatgaaagaaagaaaaaacaacacaaagcaAGAGCAGCTTAACTACAGAAATCTGGACAAATAAAGCATTTCAGAGTAGCACTTGGATCAGGCTTTGCATTTCTGTCCCATGATAATTGCATCATGGAATATGGACACGGAAAAATTCTGATCCAAGATCAGCAGCACCCTACTCTGAACTGCTTCCTTCATGGAGTGTATGTGGAGTGACAAGATGACCCTGAACTGTTTTGGTTACAGCAGACAAATGATGCTAGGATGTCTTTAGTGTGAGGAAAAACACACAATAGAGTAGAATTCAAATCAGTAAAGAGAATAGGATTTGAGGATTTCAGTAGTTCTGATTACtgaaaaagtaataaatattaatctattattCAGTGTAAAACAAACATTCACCGAGACTGCCATCAAGCATTTTTTTCCCTGTGCACCATTCTGACATGCATTACATTGCCAATTTGCTGAGCAGATATGCAGGGGGAAAATGGAAAGGGGCAAGACGTATAGaaaaagacaacaaaaaaaGTGTGTATACAATTCTTCAAATCAAGTATCTTGACttaccaaaaattaaaataaaatcactATCAGTGCAGGATGTGGGAAGTCTCATCCACAAAAAGCCTGAGATGGTCCAAGCTTTCACCCCAATGACATGGCAACAGTCTTGATTAATGTACTTCATTGATACTTCATGAAACTGATATAATTACCTCTGTTATACAACAAAACGCAATAAGTATTAATAGTCCAAAAATATTTACATAGTGTTGTTCCTTTGTTGGAGTGGAAACTTGTACCTATATCTACCCATTGCATATATGGTTAGACATCTCCCACTGGTGAGTTAAATGGGATGTTAGTCATGCTGTCACCAAATTTGCCACACAGACAccataaaaatactgttaatagacttgaaataaaatgaccAGTCTCTACAAAGACTAATCAGTGTGAAAGCTGCATACAACAATCATTAAGCTGAGATTAGCTTATGTATTAACAAAACCTGAATTTTTCTTAGTTTTAAAACTGTAATTAACTTAAAAATCAACAGTgctttacaatattttaaatatatatatatatatattcatagaGATATCCACAGTGAAAACCCTGAATAGATTTTTTAAAGGCATGTTTTGAGACTTGATAAAATGTACCATTTAACCTGTGGTTGAGGATTCAAGTGTATCTTCCAAGTCTGAATGAGGTCTTGACTGcatgttggaaaaaaaaaaaaaaaaaacctgttggCTGCGGTTTAGGTGATGTTTTAGTTAAAACCATCTCTAGGAAATAGTTGAGGTTTTGGTTTTGAGTTAAGACTGTTTGTAGGCAGTAGATGAGGCATTGGTTGTTGTCCCTGACTTTCCGGAGCCTGAGGTTGCCGCTTCAACAAGGCGGAGCTTCTTTTTTGGTGGGGTCTTTAGCGTGCCCGTTCGCTCTTTGACTTTGTACTCAAGGGTGCTGTGTGGAACCCCATAGACGCCCTGAGCTTTTGACACGCTCATCTTCCCACTCATCACCATAGCTATGGCCTCCTCCAGGATATCGTGGTCATATTGCCGATAACGGCCCCGCTTTTTCCGTGGCTGCTTGTCTCGACGGTCATCATCTCCACAGTCAACCAGACTTCCGGTGACGCTCACGCCAACACTCCCGTTTTTTATGTTCAGACACAGTGGTGGCAGGTCACCCTGGAGTAGACGTGACTCGAGGCCCGAGTGGCTTTCGACCAAGCCCTGTTTAGGGAGAATGGTCTTCAGCTTGTGGAAAGCAGTGGAGCCATCAGAGGCTTTGTTGGCTTGGTACATAGCATCCACCAGGCCAGCCAGATCCAGTTGGGCTTTGGGCTGAGCGCTAAAGCGTACCTGAGGGATTCGGATGTGCACAGCTGGCCCAGCGGCAGGACTCTGAGGAGATGTGGTTGGCTCGGTGTTGGCGAGAGGCCTGCCGTTCTGCTCCCGTAGTTGCGAGACCATCCTCTGCAAGGTTAAGTGGTGAAGGTATGACGAGGCAGTCACGGCTGCTGGAAATTTCAGCTCGGTGTGCTCTGGTGACgtaaatttacattttcttaCTTCGGATTGCTCGGACTGGGAGCGCGCCCATGCTGCTACCTTCTGCAGGATGAGTCGAGTGTCGTTGGTTGGCCAAACCGACTCTGTCTTCGGCGATAAGGCCTCTGTCTGAAGCTGTAAGGTTTTATGAGGTATCCCGTATAGTATGGCTGCTTTGTGAATGTCCAGTGATCCAGAACGAATATCTTTCAAGGCTTTAGAGAGCAAACCTTCTGCAAACTCAGAGCTGCGATCCAAATAGTCCTCTCTGATTGGTCTCCTAAGGGGAGGTGGGTGGGAGGATGAGAAACGAACGTGTGAGCGGACCAATGACAGGACGCACTCAGGGTCCACTCCTTTACTGCCTTGTCTTTTGGTAACATCACTCACTTCTCAAATGTCTGTATAACACAAAGCCTTTGAGTTGTTTGGGGGTAAACACATTGTTTTTGGCCTTAGGTTGCAAACGATACTTCTTGGAAGGACAGTCTCTCGTCAATTGTGTGGAGAAAGACAAGCGTCTATGGGAGTACTTCCAGTATCTTTGCAATGCAGATGCATTTTGTAAGACTCAGGTATTTATTTCTCATGTGAAAATACTGCATAAACCAACGaatagataaataaacaaataaataaatacaggtgGCACAAAGGAACAAATAAAGCCCCT
This genomic interval carries:
- the lcorl gene encoding uncharacterized protein lcorl isoform X2 gives rise to the protein MATQCRSSKCTAERKGFRRELDSWRHKLIHCVGFESILEGIYGPRLLQDLNIFDECEPEAVDDWSIDANCSFCNLQLEKLNDHPVVAVPGSPPPAETPPPQGLSTSDKLQCQADRFLYSIFRKKEFPQSCDSSIPLVAQELMRKMIQRFALEYACKSQAHEGLNGLSDNNELLPKQPDPDGPLDLTVSRASQALQDGVLDLSKKNASSENETTQHKVSGSLGPSVEDQSRLGKEDYSKAPEVWRVTVLEKVLSLLCSHHRLLLYYILKDMQEDYNISVSMRDAHRRQTKAGSLCCQADKKMLNEAPTFSLSDCSVTADICCRTASRLPTCGFSPLCVCLRNIHGHCCQNTSMACVGQVICSNTTVCCTHSKLPSWQHQHNGDHAYISHTRGALITPQGDCNFHKRCKGSRSPSPPPLSPKPVDLDCKIAVKSSIFHIQDCKALNMAPPSLLPHRTEDEDTALYSNTSLCLGSPDECCKEVVTLHTRTEENDHQCGSFIGDLMDRVTEKLKSIQPLEKEQNLLAHASQISKTRDDTHLTEIITTVLHNSSDKDYNLNELLQQHVATEQQSPQTRSRKRLETLVAMSKSPDLPSSRRQSLQIKRDLARLSPSYFKRNVGFERDSCLKTVKPLKLTYSLVEKSECRKLDRVYTEPIKDTIENLTTHAQSEKTSNNQESHAQPQHVCLDELLPSASDEKVQSQTTDSDQKVKKKIQKKNNLTVQVGRSRRNIVPPQRFSSYVTEPRKMYFAACFSESIFTKHSPKDSTSTALSFTEEIAWPSDKCDDQPFQTVDKPEDCVVPQNKASQKCEVLSKNELLSEHKNNVRNPDKESARKRKPCQNSTSPSKRSKRHRTNSLNTDSHSPTETMSNFNTTESTQQAKASPSGLKYDSPIKLMFVSSVTGEDGVKYTLKAASSGSNSHGEMFDPCVESSWAGSAIDEQFQDSVLESVPGKTAERVGNKCTSPKVVSLDALLPSCSNNESENQETLPTVHQTTPVKRRPGRPKKIGPHIVKSVKRPIGRPPKPKTTDLSSSTSTTSSNAVNHRTTEMSSKDDGNKNLKITIVYGRSRRARRVVSEDLGNFPVQQHVHEVCNGGMYSKTCSGKTSSDQMTKDQFKDLHFVMPIEDRKCVQSSSNIKCQRQSDTAVSRKPGRPPKVKISGISVTVTNGSPRQRKIHMKRDTKDSHLLRRTLLVEFHPSKEQKTISIPADIHKDTVDPPKEHNRNTRGQLIPVRHSVRERKPSIHLLHSVATARSCALVRRSRKLLLNKASCEASQHTKNRQEEPPDNALSIKTKNVSCVKDIVRFSAVSVDSIFSSNEGFKWWPTSASPETLNEELARRIRLISNTWVSDVLEANKSGEIKTDLKPKTSEKLNGPVKKSASAIKMLFEKNYNMEKLCTWFMQSTETQSLAIVKKATARNPKDVFHYNLSRPNCKVNVCPSPQAERLRKHVKKFAKVVPKSPSMHKQAQELLSKSTRSQAKRKLFNTSLNLRHDVRQQTSRCSGTWVVYRTALLRARLKFKTRPRIILNDTAQNVFRDQMRTMTSGAKTLELMKEMPNLVDKTSRPVIKVQNALKLLVKAPQKMIGIANISKQNRICSKAWSPESLKECRVFLKKINSPNTKSTTEECNICTVKLYDVSEQEENEDVMVGETLNSPAQLPSSLKSQSKGARKRGKRKSCSTSLSPPTKMLRQSRSSRGVLGARWCDFVLGSLK